AAATTTCTCTGCTTTAAGCATTTCTTTTATGTTTTCTATTGCAAATATTGCTCTTGCATCTTCTGTAACTTTTTCACCATGTAAATATTCAACTTCAGCATCTGAGAATTCTCCTACTGCTTTAAGTTTTAAGAAGTCTTGATCTATGTTAAATTCTACACGATCTGCTACAATTTCAATATCCTGGATTGATTCTTTAAGTGTTTTTATTGGTATTGTTATTTTTACAGGATATTCAATTGATGGTGATTCTGGTGTTTCATATTCAAGGTCGATAAGTTTTACTTTAAATGTTTTCTTAATTGCTCCTTCAAATGTTACAATTAGACTTCCACCATCTACTGTTAGTTCCATTACATCATCTGATTTTGATCTTTTTAGAACTTTCATTAATTCTTCAGTATCTACATTTAGTTTTATTGGTTCATCACATTGGAATACATCAAATAGTCTTTCTTTAAGTTCAAGGTGAACATATGTAATATGACTTCTATCTATTGCATTTAATCGTAGACCATCTGAATCTACTTCTATTTGTACCTCATCTACAATTGAGGAAATTGCTTCAAAACTTGTTTTAAAAATACTTGGGTCACTTAATATAAGTTTAAACACTATTATAAACTCTCCTTAAAATTATATAATTATAGTATGTATTTATGTTTATAAATTGTTATAAAATTAACCCTTAATAAATAAGTAAAAAAAAAAAATAAGCAAGAAAATTATGATAGAATAATTAAATTATTTCTATACATAAATATTTCTCTGACCACATCTTGGACAATGACTTAGTCTGGAATTATATACAGCTCCACACCCTGGATATTTACATGTTTTCATGTATCCAACGTTTTTATCAACACCAGCTTCTTCATAAGTTACTTTACCAGAACTGGATGAAACCTTGTTAGAAGATTTTGATGATGACTTTGAAGTTGACTGTGTTTATTGTGTATCATCTGTTGTGTTATTTTCAAGTTTTACTTCTTCAAGTTGATCTTTCATTTCATTAAGACTTTTGTTTAATTCTTCATTTTTCTTTTGCATCTCATGATAATACATATATCCTGCAGCTGAAACTCCAATAATTGCAATAATAACAATAACTATGATAATTTTCATTTCTTTACGCAATTTATTTAACCTCCTATTAGTTGTTATTTATAAAAAAAAGTAATTTTTCCGTTTTAAATTCTTAAAAAATTCTTCAATTTTATATAATAAGTTGTAGTTTGAAGATCCTTTTTTTCGTGTTTATTTTATATCTAAATAATATATATATTTGCTATATATAAAAAAATTTTATATAAAAACTAAGAAAATAATCAAATTTCATGTTTTAAAATAAAAAAAAGTTTAAAAAGAGTTTTTTTTATACCGTTTATTTCATACAATTAGCATTATAATTTTTATGCTAAAAAAAAGGTGTTTAAGTATTCTATATCTAAAAAAATCCATTAATTTTATCTTAAATTATTTATTCATCCTCATCAATACTAGATTCATGAATCTCCTCAGATTGGTTAAGTCCTAAATAACGCATTATTTCTGTGTAAAATGATAATAATATTATAAGAATACCCATTGCAATAAATGCTATTGCCATTGTTTCATGTTCACCATACATTACACTATCTGATATTTTAACACTATCATTAAATGCTTGATATGTACCATAAACCATGAGAACTAATCCTATTACAATTGATGTAATCTTAGAAATATTATGTTTTGAACTTTTAAATACTCCACGTAGCTTATTAATTTTCTCAGAATCAAACTGATTAAGCAGTGGCACACCATTTTCATCAACTTTAACCTCATCAATCATATGAGTTTTAGATTTCTTATTATCGCTACTATCTTTTAATTTACTAGTAGTTATCTTAGATTCTTGAGGTTTTATATTTTCAGTAGATTCTACAAGTGGTGTTTCATCTAATATTTCATCTATTGAATCTGATGTTATATCATCAATAGAAGTTTCATTTAATGTTTCATCTATTGAATCTGATGTTATGTCATCAACAGGAGTTTCATTTAATGTTTCATCTGTTGAATCTGATGTCATGTCATCAACAGGAGTTTTATCAGCTGTTTTTGGTTTTGATTCTAGTTCTTTGATTATTTCTTCAGCTTCTTCTTTTATTTCTGCCTGATTTTTTACTATTTCATCGTCGTTAATTTCTTCCTGATTTATAACTACTTCATTAATTGCTTTAAATAGTGGACTATCCTCAACATCTTCTTCTTTAGGTTCTATAACTTCTTCAATTAGATCTTCACTTTCATCATAATCTTTAGCTTCAGTTTTAATAATAGATCCAGATTCACTATCATATTCTGGAATATTTTCAGAATTATTTTGTTCCATTATTTCAAGAGGATCTTTTTCAGTCTCTATAAGAGGAACATTATCTTCTATGACTTCTAATTGTCTTAATGGATCTCTTTTTCTTCTATTAGTTGCTTTATTTTTTTCTGTCATTATCATCACAAAAACTTAAGATATTTTATTTATTTTGTATAATTTAGAAAGTCTTTTTGAAAAAAATTTATTCTTTAATCTATTATTGTAAAAAAATTATTTCTTTCCTAAATATTATATTTTTAAAATTGTCTTTTTTTACTTAGCATATTTTTTTTAAAGTATAAAAGGTTCTTTTAAATATAATTCATTTTCACAATTTTTATCATAAAAAAAATAAGAACTAAAATAATAAAAAATTAAAAAAGCATGTAAAATGAATTACTTAAAAGTTAAATCTTCTATCCTTTTTTTATAAAAGATTAATAATAAAAGAGAATACATTTTAATTATATTCACTTTTGTCTTTTTTTTTATACGATTTTAATCGTATTCTCTCCATGTGTAGTCACAATCTGTACATCTGAAAAATCTTGTTTCTGATTCATCTGCACTTCTTGTTTGTTGTAACCACCAAAATGCAACTTTATTTCCACATTTTGGACATATTACTTTGATTGTAGGTAAGGTTTTAACATTACTGTCTGTTACAATTACTGTATCTTCTTTATCAACTTTTTCTGAAACTTCATATTGTTTTTTTGATTCTTCTGTTACACCTTTTTCATAGTTACAATCTTCACATATA
Above is a genomic segment from Methanosphaera cuniculi containing:
- the pcn gene encoding proliferating cell nuclear antigen (pcna); translated protein: MFKLILSDPSIFKTSFEAISSIVDEVQIEVDSDGLRLNAIDRSHITYVHLELKERLFDVFQCDEPIKLNVDTEELMKVLKRSKSDDVMELTVDGGSLIVTFEGAIKKTFKVKLIDLEYETPESPSIEYPVKITIPIKTLKESIQDIEIVADRVEFNIDQDFLKLKAVGEFSDAEVEYLHGEKVTEDARAIFAIENIKEMLKAEKFADTTYISLGDDMPLTLTLELLNEEGELSFLLAPRIEEE
- a CDS encoding transcription factor S, with protein sequence MEFCPGCGKVLFPVNGKFICEDCNYEKGVTEESKKQYEVSEKVDKEDTVIVTDSNVKTLPTIKVICPKCGNKVAFWWLQQTRSADESETRFFRCTDCDYTWREYD